Proteins from a single region of Strix aluco isolate bStrAlu1 chromosome 5, bStrAlu1.hap1, whole genome shotgun sequence:
- the MYF5 gene encoding myogenic factor 5, translating into MEVMDSCQFSPSELFYDSSCLSSPEGEFPEDFEPRDLPPFVAHEPPEPACSEEEEHVRAPTGHHQAGHCLMWACKACKRKSTTMDRRKAATMRERRRLKKVNQAFETLKRCTTANPNQRLPKVEILRNAIRYIESLQELLREQVENYYHLPGQSCSEPTSPTSSCSDGMADCGSPVWSARGSSFDAVYCSEMAHGYAAEQSSALSSLDCLSSIVDRLSPAEEPGLPLRDADSLSPSASIDSGPGTPGTPPPRRTYQAL; encoded by the exons ATGGAGGTGATGGACAGCTGCCAGTTCTCCCCGTCGGAGCTGTTCTATGACAgctcctgcctttcctccccGGAGGGCGAGTTCCCCGAGGATTTTGAGCCCAGGGATCTGCCTCCCTTCGTCGCCCACGAGCCCCCCGAGCCCGCCTGCTCCGAGGAAGAGGAGCATGTCCGAGCTCCCACTGGCCACCACCAGGCCGGCCACTGCCTCATGTGGGCTTGCAAAGCCTGCAAGAGAAAATCCACCACAATGGACCGGCGGAAGGCGGCCACcatgagggagaggagaaggctgaagaaaGTGAACCAGGCGTTTGAGACCCTGAAGAGGTGCACCACTGCCAACCCCAACCAAAGACTCCCCAAAGTAGAGATCCTGAGAAACGCCATCAGATACATCGAGAGCCTCCAGGAGCTCTTGAGGGAACAGGTAGAAAACTACTATCACCTGCCGGGACAGAGCTGCTCCGAACCGACCAGCCCCACTTCCAGCTGCTCCGATGGGATG GCCGACTGCGGCAGCCCCGTCTGGTCGGCGAGAGGCAGCAGCTTCGACGCCGTCTATTGCTCCGAGATGGCCCACG GGTATGCCGCCGAGCAGAGCAGCGCCCTGTCCAGCCTGGACTGCCTCTCCAGCATCGTGGACCGCCTCTCCCCGGCGgaggagccggggctgccccTCCGCGACGCCGACTCCCTCTCGCCCAGCGCCAGCATCGACTCGGGGCCGGGGACGCCCGGGACGCCGCCGCCCCGACGGACCTACCAGGCGCTATGA
- the MYF6 gene encoding myogenic factor 6 yields the protein MMMDLFETGSYFFYLDGENGALQQLEMAEGSPLYPSSDGTLSPCQDQMPPEAGSDSSGEEHVLAPPGLQPPHCPGQCLIWACKTCKRKSAPTDRRKAATLRERRRLKKINEAFEALKRRTVANPNQRLPKVEILRSAISYIERLQDLLHRLDQQEKMQEIGGGAFSFSPKQGNIPSSDFLSTCSSDWQSLSDHSRALGASPKEGGSIVESSASSSLRCLSSIVDSISSDEPKLPSAEEVVEK from the exons ATGATGATGGACCTTTTTGAAACTGGCTCCTATTTCTTCTACTTGGATGGGGAGAATggagccctgcagcagctggagatggCTGAGGGATCCCCGCTGTACCCAAGCAGCGATGGCACCTTGTCCCCCTGTCAGGACCAAATGCCGCCGGAGGCTGGCAGTGACAGCAGTGGAGAGGAGCATGTGCTGGCACCCCCGGGACTACAACCCCCTCACTGCCCTGGCCAGTGTTTGATCTGGGCTTGTAAAACTTGCAAGAGAAAGTCGGCCCCCACGGACAGACGGAAAGCAGCTACCCTGCGGGAGAGGAGGAGACTGAAGAAGATCAACGAAGCCTTCGAGGCCCTGAAAAGGCGGACTGTGGCGAACCCCAACCAGAGGCTGCCCAAGGTGGAGATCCTGAGGAGCGCCATCAGCTACATCGAGCGGCTGCAGGACCTCTTGCACAGGCTGGATCAGCAGGAGAAAATGCAGGAGATCGGGGGGGGGGCCTTCAGCTTCAGCCCCAAACAGGGCAAT ATCCCCAGCTCGGACTTCCTGAGCACCTGCAGCTCCGACTGGCAAAGCCTTTCTGACCATTCCCGAGCCCTGGGAGCCAGCCCCAAGGAAG GAGGCTCCATCGTCGAGTCGTCGGCCTCCAGCAGCCTGCGCTGCCTCTCCTCCATAGTGGACAGTATTTCTTCCGACGAGCCCAAACTGCCCAGCGCGGAGGAAGTGGTGGAGAAATAA